A window of the Zeugodacus cucurbitae isolate PBARC_wt_2022May chromosome 2, idZeuCucr1.2, whole genome shotgun sequence genome harbors these coding sequences:
- the LOC105214292 gene encoding ecdysteroid-phosphate phosphatase isoform X2 → MAQLPPRKNLTPTRISKQHLSPLQTLLQMGFTKHRAEKALAATGNRGVQIASDWLLAHVNDSTLDENCPREYILYACPTGSFLHQLEEFWNKSRRVCGWNGAHNYVPHITLVSFFKAPDESSLQLSKALKQVVDMSGPLLDRPLKLEPYLSQNFMGFFVAEDDANYLKRLSLQYVKEVSNSIISDTYEQLDAIVACFPWCGAVSSGTRCIPRSSRSISLEPHVKSLHLTLAYQFPQNQFNSLKTLVESLDATCASNWELRLYSRDPRLTTKQVHKVVYPHSPHEIDELELRIGDYIYLSTDAVENSCDGWAEGISWLTGSVGHLPVNYIERTTESDAWTLHRVVQLSKSTTPSLISAEEIDIVDGRIISIDHDEQDKGLHHQNVIVGLSHELIEDLPIVQSNHNLMQNSSQLTKSQPINHQPQCILIQEKPSLEISSPHAMEVAKRRRDMEIMVEPISISTPHADDTLSINSERSNEGTSLEVSTNKSRRLYIMRHGERVDFTFGTWIPYCFDEFNNYVRKDLNMPRKLPRRQRCPDGWQNDSPLTNIGLYQAKLTGEALLDCNARIDHVYCSPAYRCVQTCISTLEGLHSRNKFKIKLEPGLFEWMAWYPDGVPDWMSRSELLEADYNIDTSYHPFISANKLNECVKETTEEFYTRNFETVRKIIETTKGNILIVAHATTLDTCTRQLIGAGPRSTNELRQVIHKIPYCSLGAVEEMDTGDWKLVEPECLPVTHSKNPRFEWNVLTAT, encoded by the exons ATGGCTCAACTCCCGCCGCGGAAGAACCTGACACCAACTAGAATTTCGAAGCAGCACTTATCGCCGTTGCAGACGTTATTGCAAATGGGGTTTACCAAGCACAGAGC TGAAAAGGCATTGGCAGCAACTGGTAACCGAGGGGTGCAAATCGCATCCGACTGGTTGCTTGCGCATGTAAATGATTCAACTTTGGATGAGAACTGCCCGCGGGAATATATTCTGTACGCTTGTCCTACTGGCTCATTTTTACATCAGCTGGAGGAATTCTGGAACAAATCACGAAGAGTTTGTGGTTGGAACGGAGCTCACAATTATGTGCCACATATTACATTGGTTTCATTTTTCAAG GCCCCTGATGAAAGTTCTTTACAATTATCTAAAGCTCTGAAACAAGTAGTTGATATGAGTGGACCACTTCTAGATCGTCCATTGAAACTAGAGCCTTATTTGAGTCAAAATTTTATGGGCTTTTTTGTAGCTGAAGATGACGCAAACTATTTGAAACGGTTATCACTACAATATGTGAAGGAGGTGTCCAATTCAA tcATAAGCGATACATATGAGCAGCTTGATGCAATAGTGGCTTGCTTCCCATGGTGCGGTGCTGTTTCGTCTGGTACACGTTGTATACCGCGTAGTAGTCGAT ctaTATCTTTGGAGCCGCATGTAAAATCACTACATCTTACCTTAGCATATCAGTTTCCGCAGAATCAGTTTAATTCACTTAAAACCTTAGTGGAATCACTCGATGCAACTTGTGCCTCAAATTGGGAGCTGCGTCTGTATTCGCGCGACCCACGACTAACCACCAAACAA GTGCACAAAGTGGTGTATCCTCATAGCCCCCATGAAATTGATGAACTGGAGTTGCGCATCGgcgattatatttatttgagtaCGGATGCTGTAGAAAATTCCTGCGATGGATGGGCTGAGGGTATTTCATGGCTAACAGGAAGTGTTGGTCATTTGCCTGTGAATTACATTGAACGTACCACTGAATCAGATGCTTGGACACTTCACCGCGTTGTGCAGTTATCTAAATCAACGACACCATCTTTGATATCGGCTGAAGAAATTGACATTGTGGATGGTCGTATCATTTCTATTGATCATGACGAACAGGATAAGGGTTTACATCATCAAA ATGTGATAGTTGGCTTGTCACATGAATTAATAGAGG ATTTGCCAATTGTACAGAGTAAtcacaatttaatgcaaaatagtAGTCAGCTGACAAAGTCACAGCCGATAAATCATCAGCCGCAATGTATCTTAATACAAGAAAAACCAAGCTTAGAAATTAGTTCACCACACGCAATGGAAGTAGCCAAGAGGCGAAGAGACATGGAGATAATGGTGGAGCCGATTAGCATTTCAACACCACATGCAGATGACACTCTTAGTATAAATTCTGAGCGTTCAAATGAAGGTACAAGCCTAGAGGTATCAACGAACAAGAGTCGTAGATTATATATAATGCGACATGGTGAACGTGTTGATTTTACCTTCGGCACATGGATACCTTATTGTTTTGATGAATTTAACAATTATGTGCGTAAGGACTTAAATATGCCCCGTAAACTACCACGCAG GCAAAGATGTCCAGATGGTTGGCAAAATGACTCACCACTTACAAACATAGGACTTTATCAAGCGAAATTGACGGGCGAAGCATTACTTGACTGTAATGCTCGCATCGACCATGTTTATTGCTCTCCAGCCTATCGCTGTGTTCAAACATGTATAAGTACATTAGAAG GTTTACATTCgcgtaacaaatttaaaattaaattggaacCTGGCTTGTTTGAATGGATGGCCTGGTATCCGGACGGTGTGCCAGATTGGATGAGTAGATCGGAGTTGCTGGAGGCTGATTACAACATAGATACAAGTTATCATCCTTTCATCTCTGCCAATAAATTGAATGAGTGTGTCAAAGAAACTACAGAAGAATTTTATACGCGTAACTTTGAAACTGTACGAAAAATCATTGAAACTACAA aggGAAACATTTTAATAGTGGCGCATGCAACTACCCTTGACACGTGTACGCGTCAATTAATTGGTGCGGGACCACGTTCAACAAATGAATTGCGACAAGTGATACATAAAATACCATACTGTAGTTTAGGCGCTGTCGAGGAGATGGATACAGGTGACTGGAAGTTGGTTGAACCGGAATGTTTACCTGTGACACATTCGAAAAATCCTCGATTTGAATGGAATGTACTCACTGCCACATAG
- the LOC105214290 gene encoding uncharacterized protein LOC105214290, which translates to MEWTRERTLTLINEYRKRRGLWDMTHDDYRKKDIKQNLLIEVSSSLGGSISVSEIEKKFHTLRTQYHREINRMNRKEPYNSKWFGFKNLQFLSSPMARRLSKGRIKNEITEDGTVTAKYIIRDSNTHHHDSSGSSGNLNNNVNEEFLTIHQKPSIAIEPMGNSRHYRNTSRSRALEKLIEETTKDIDETDDKPKMTITMEPQSYNNEMQVEEQISSHRINIEEDEEQLESIQLQGEEEEITYTSSTGADGCDGISHNQQTIPTRIIKSQHNTSNDPEIEYVDEAEPSHEDKRIFYGSTGQQTSVSISSTPSAAAHPANILLNSKIKIPSHHKQQLLGRNQDKPSNANSGAQLFHSSGPIRDEYTTYGEYVSNEMRNITNREVLLGLKHKINTALFEAQMAELRK; encoded by the coding sequence atggaATGGACGCGCGAGAGAACACTTACTCTTATTAATGAATACCGTAAAAGACGAGGTCTATGGGATATGACACATGATGATTATAGGAAAAAGGATATAAAGCAGAATCTTTTAATAGAAGTTAGTAGTAGTCTTGGAGGAAGCATATCAGTTAGCGAGATCGAAAAGAAATTTCACACATTGCGCACTCAATACCATCGCGAAATAAATCGAATGAACCGTAAAGAGCCATACAACTCAAAATGGTTTGGTTTTAAAAACTTGCAATTTTTAAGTTCTCCAATGGCTCGGAGGTTGTCGAAGGGtcgtattaaaaatgaaattacgGAAGATGGTACAGTTACGGCCAAATATATTATTAGAGATTCTAATACTCATCATCACGATAGCAGCGGTAGTTCTGGGAATTTAAATAACAATGTGAATGAAGAATTTTTGACAATACATCAAAAGCCTTCCATTGCGATAGAGCCAATGGGCAACTCTAGACATTACCGTAATACCAGTCGTTCCCGCgcattagaaaaattaattgaGGAAACTACCaaagatattgatgaaactGATGATAAGCCTAAAATGACTATTACTATGGAACCACAAAGTTACAACAATGAAATGCAAGTTGAGGAGCAAATAAGTAGCCATCGAATAAATATAGAAGAGGATGAGGAACAATTGGAATCGATTCAATTACAGGGAGAAGAGGAAGAAATTACATATACATCTTCGACAGGGGCTGATGGTTGCGATGGTATTTCTCATAATCAGCAAACAATACCTACACGTATTATAAAATCACAACATAATACGAGTAATGATCCTGAGATTGAGTATGTGGATGAAGCTGAGCCGTCGCATGAGGATAAACGTATTTTTTATGGGAGCACAGGACAACAAACTTCTGTGTCTATATCATCAACGCCATCTGCTGCTGCACATCCAGCAAATATATTGTTAAACTCCAAAATCAAAATCCCCAGTCATCACAAACAACAATTATTAGGGCGAAATCAAGATAAACCATCGAATGCAAATTCTGGAGCGCAATTATTTCATTCATCTGGTCCTATACGTGATGAATATACAACTTATGGCGAATATGTATCTAATGAAATGCGCAACATAACAAATCGTGAAGTATTATTGGGtcttaaacataaaataaatactgcTCTATTTGAAGCTCAAATGGCTGAACtacggaaatga
- the LOC105214288 gene encoding two pore potassium channel protein sup-9, with the protein MKRQNVRTLSLVVCTFTYLLIGAAVFDSLESRTEAKRWEFLQAVKSNFVKKYNITAEDYRMMEIVIIENKPHKAGPQWKFAGAFYFATVVLAMIGYGHSTPVTIGGKAFCMAYAMVGIPLGLVMFQSIGERLNKFASVIIRRAKRYMHCTQTEATEMNLMLATGMLSSIIITTGAAVFSRYEGWSYFDSFYYCFVTLTTIGFGDYVALQNDQALINKPGYVALSLVFILFGLAVVAASINLLVLRFMTMQAEDAKRNEQDAQEAAATAFSNRQLAYDVESSNFNMHGKLLLNSNYTTDFDETLSICSCTCLGGTKCLNHEPFVDPDFRPTDIIESTLSLKRASV; encoded by the exons ATGAAGAGGCAAAACGTTCGTACCTTATCTTTGGTCGTTTGTACGTTTACATATTTGCTTATTGGCGCTGCTGTTTTCGACTCACTGGAGTCGCGCACGGAAGCAAAGAGATGGGAGTTTCTACAag CTGTTAAAAGCAATTTCGTTAAAAAGTATAACATCACCGCCGAAGACTATCGGATGATGGAAATAGTGATCATCGAGAATAAACCGCACAAAGCCGGTCCGCAGTGGAAATTTGCCGGTGCGTTTTACTTTGCGACTGTAGTTCTGGCTATGATTGGTTATGGGCATTCAACGCCAGTGACAATCGGTGGTAAAGCGTTCTGCATGGCATACGCAATG GTAGGCATTCCGTTGGGCCTCGTCATGTTCCAGTCAATTGGAGAACGTTTGAATAAGTTCGCGTCGGTAATAATACGACGGGCTAAACGTTATATGCACTGCACTCAAACCGAGGCAACAGAAATGAATTTAATGTTAGCGACGGGTATGCTATCGTCCATCATTATAACCACTGGCGCAGCAGTATTTTCACGCTATGAGGGCTGGAGTTATTTCGACAGTTTCTATTACTGCTTTGTGACGCTCACAACCATCGGATTCGGTGACTATGTGGCGTTGCAAAACGATCAGGCGCTGATCAATAAACCCGGCTATGTTGCGCTCAGTTTGGTGTTTATTCTATTTGGACTTGCAGTAGTCGCTGCCAGTATCAATCTGCTAGTGCTTCGCTTCATGACCat GCAAGCCGAAGATGCAAAACGCAACGAACAGGATGCTCAAGAAGCCGCAGCCACTGCTTTCTCCAATCGACAACTAGCCTACGATGTGGAATCCAGTAACTTTAATATGCATGGCAAATTGTTACTGAACTCAAATTATACCACGGATTTCGATGAAACTTTATCAATTTGTTCATGTACTTGCCTTGGAGGCACAAAATGTCTAAATCATGAACCCTTTGTTGATCCTGATTTTCGTCCTACTGATATCATTGAGAGTACCCTGAGTTTAAAACGTGCATCGGTTTGA
- the LOC105214292 gene encoding ecdysteroid-phosphate phosphatase isoform X1, translating to MAQLPPRKNLTPTRISKQHLSPLQTLLQMGFTKHRAEKALAATGNRGVQIASDWLLAHVNDSTLDENCPREYILYACPTGSFLHQLEEFWNKSRRVCGWNGAHNYVPHITLVSFFKAPDESSLQLSKALKQVVDMSGPLLDRPLKLEPYLSQNFMGFFVAEDDANYLKRLSLQYVKEVSNSIISDTYEQLDAIVACFPWCGAVSSGTRCIPRSSRSISLEPHVKSLHLTLAYQFPQNQFNSLKTLVESLDATCASNWELRLYSRDPRLTTKQVHKVVYPHSPHEIDELELRIGDYIYLSTDAVENSCDGWAEGISWLTGSVGHLPVNYIERTTESDAWTLHRVVQLSKSTTPSLISAEEIDIVDGRIISIDHDEQDKGLHHQNVIVGLSHELIEGTSFNEESENSVENYLRKTLQPCLDLPIVQSNHNLMQNSSQLTKSQPINHQPQCILIQEKPSLEISSPHAMEVAKRRRDMEIMVEPISISTPHADDTLSINSERSNEGTSLEVSTNKSRRLYIMRHGERVDFTFGTWIPYCFDEFNNYVRKDLNMPRKLPRRQRCPDGWQNDSPLTNIGLYQAKLTGEALLDCNARIDHVYCSPAYRCVQTCISTLEGLHSRNKFKIKLEPGLFEWMAWYPDGVPDWMSRSELLEADYNIDTSYHPFISANKLNECVKETTEEFYTRNFETVRKIIETTKGNILIVAHATTLDTCTRQLIGAGPRSTNELRQVIHKIPYCSLGAVEEMDTGDWKLVEPECLPVTHSKNPRFEWNVLTAT from the exons ATGGCTCAACTCCCGCCGCGGAAGAACCTGACACCAACTAGAATTTCGAAGCAGCACTTATCGCCGTTGCAGACGTTATTGCAAATGGGGTTTACCAAGCACAGAGC TGAAAAGGCATTGGCAGCAACTGGTAACCGAGGGGTGCAAATCGCATCCGACTGGTTGCTTGCGCATGTAAATGATTCAACTTTGGATGAGAACTGCCCGCGGGAATATATTCTGTACGCTTGTCCTACTGGCTCATTTTTACATCAGCTGGAGGAATTCTGGAACAAATCACGAAGAGTTTGTGGTTGGAACGGAGCTCACAATTATGTGCCACATATTACATTGGTTTCATTTTTCAAG GCCCCTGATGAAAGTTCTTTACAATTATCTAAAGCTCTGAAACAAGTAGTTGATATGAGTGGACCACTTCTAGATCGTCCATTGAAACTAGAGCCTTATTTGAGTCAAAATTTTATGGGCTTTTTTGTAGCTGAAGATGACGCAAACTATTTGAAACGGTTATCACTACAATATGTGAAGGAGGTGTCCAATTCAA tcATAAGCGATACATATGAGCAGCTTGATGCAATAGTGGCTTGCTTCCCATGGTGCGGTGCTGTTTCGTCTGGTACACGTTGTATACCGCGTAGTAGTCGAT ctaTATCTTTGGAGCCGCATGTAAAATCACTACATCTTACCTTAGCATATCAGTTTCCGCAGAATCAGTTTAATTCACTTAAAACCTTAGTGGAATCACTCGATGCAACTTGTGCCTCAAATTGGGAGCTGCGTCTGTATTCGCGCGACCCACGACTAACCACCAAACAA GTGCACAAAGTGGTGTATCCTCATAGCCCCCATGAAATTGATGAACTGGAGTTGCGCATCGgcgattatatttatttgagtaCGGATGCTGTAGAAAATTCCTGCGATGGATGGGCTGAGGGTATTTCATGGCTAACAGGAAGTGTTGGTCATTTGCCTGTGAATTACATTGAACGTACCACTGAATCAGATGCTTGGACACTTCACCGCGTTGTGCAGTTATCTAAATCAACGACACCATCTTTGATATCGGCTGAAGAAATTGACATTGTGGATGGTCGTATCATTTCTATTGATCATGACGAACAGGATAAGGGTTTACATCATCAAA ATGTGATAGTTGGCTTGTCACATGAATTAATAGAGGGTACTTCTTTTAATGAGGAATCCGAGAACAGTGTGGAAAATTACTTACGTAAAACTTTACAACCTTGTTTAGATTTGCCAATTGTACAGAGTAAtcacaatttaatgcaaaatagtAGTCAGCTGACAAAGTCACAGCCGATAAATCATCAGCCGCAATGTATCTTAATACAAGAAAAACCAAGCTTAGAAATTAGTTCACCACACGCAATGGAAGTAGCCAAGAGGCGAAGAGACATGGAGATAATGGTGGAGCCGATTAGCATTTCAACACCACATGCAGATGACACTCTTAGTATAAATTCTGAGCGTTCAAATGAAGGTACAAGCCTAGAGGTATCAACGAACAAGAGTCGTAGATTATATATAATGCGACATGGTGAACGTGTTGATTTTACCTTCGGCACATGGATACCTTATTGTTTTGATGAATTTAACAATTATGTGCGTAAGGACTTAAATATGCCCCGTAAACTACCACGCAG GCAAAGATGTCCAGATGGTTGGCAAAATGACTCACCACTTACAAACATAGGACTTTATCAAGCGAAATTGACGGGCGAAGCATTACTTGACTGTAATGCTCGCATCGACCATGTTTATTGCTCTCCAGCCTATCGCTGTGTTCAAACATGTATAAGTACATTAGAAG GTTTACATTCgcgtaacaaatttaaaattaaattggaacCTGGCTTGTTTGAATGGATGGCCTGGTATCCGGACGGTGTGCCAGATTGGATGAGTAGATCGGAGTTGCTGGAGGCTGATTACAACATAGATACAAGTTATCATCCTTTCATCTCTGCCAATAAATTGAATGAGTGTGTCAAAGAAACTACAGAAGAATTTTATACGCGTAACTTTGAAACTGTACGAAAAATCATTGAAACTACAA aggGAAACATTTTAATAGTGGCGCATGCAACTACCCTTGACACGTGTACGCGTCAATTAATTGGTGCGGGACCACGTTCAACAAATGAATTGCGACAAGTGATACATAAAATACCATACTGTAGTTTAGGCGCTGTCGAGGAGATGGATACAGGTGACTGGAAGTTGGTTGAACCGGAATGTTTACCTGTGACACATTCGAAAAATCCTCGATTTGAATGGAATGTACTCACTGCCACATAG
- the LOC105214291 gene encoding transmembrane protein 179, producing the protein MVLANVLVLSQIAGHVILVILSLCMMVPLGMSIHEFGGHCLLFTSGKWREEDGMFEVKWSSTSFCSFPLFTAMFLFSVSTLQIYRYSRMKEEASFLSLFIDVVVGIWMLAFSILSAIMVTLGFIVWCDGMTERFPSCETAAGQNIIHGDQDHIDTSGFYIEMGTAQFGAWGSFAISVGIGVIALLKLIQNHQVRNIKVSMYLERQRLVNQHLQQLDGQSATPTIAEANNK; encoded by the exons ATGGTTTTGGCAAATGTGTTAGTATTAAGTCAAATCGCTGGTCATgtaatattagttatattatCGTTGTGCATGATGGTGCCACTTGGTATGAGTATCCATGAATTTGG TGGCCAttgcttgctttttacaagtggaAAATGGCGTGAAGAAGATGGAATGTTTGAAGTAAAATGGTCATCGACAAGTTTTTGTAGCTTTCCCCTTTTTACTGCAATGTTTCTATTCTCAGTATCAACTTTACAGATTTATCG GTACTCTCGGATGAAAGAGGAAGCttcatttctttctttattcATAGACGTTGTGGTTGGTATTTGGATGTTAGCCTTTTCTATCTTGTCAGCAATTATGGTGACTTTAGGATTTATTGTATGGTGTGATGGAATGACTGAACGCTTTCCGTCATGTGAAACCGCAGCTGGACAAAATATCATACACGGTGACCAAGACCATATAGACACATCTGGCTTCTATATTGAAATGGGAACAGCTCAG TTCGGCGCTTGGGGTTCTTTTGCAATATCGGTTGGAATTGGAGTTATAGCACTTCTTAAACTCATTCAAAATCATCAAGTACGTAACATTAAAGTTTCTATGTACTTGGAACGTCAAAGACTGGTGAATCAACATCTACAACAATTAGATGGACAATCTGCAACTCCGACTATTGCTGAagccaataataaataa
- the LOC105214292 gene encoding ecdysteroid-phosphate phosphatase isoform X3 — translation MAQLPPRKNLTPTRISKQHLSPLQTLLQMGFTKHRAEKALAATGNRGVQIASDWLLAHVNDSTLDENCPREYILYACPTGSFLHQLEEFWNKSRRVCGWNGAHNYVPHITLVSFFKAPDESSLQLSKALKQVVDMSGPLLDRPLKLEPYLSQNFMGFFVAEDDANYLKRLSLQYVKEVSNSTISLEPHVKSLHLTLAYQFPQNQFNSLKTLVESLDATCASNWELRLYSRDPRLTTKQVHKVVYPHSPHEIDELELRIGDYIYLSTDAVENSCDGWAEGISWLTGSVGHLPVNYIERTTESDAWTLHRVVQLSKSTTPSLISAEEIDIVDGRIISIDHDEQDKGLHHQNVIVGLSHELIEGTSFNEESENSVENYLRKTLQPCLDLPIVQSNHNLMQNSSQLTKSQPINHQPQCILIQEKPSLEISSPHAMEVAKRRRDMEIMVEPISISTPHADDTLSINSERSNEGTSLEVSTNKSRRLYIMRHGERVDFTFGTWIPYCFDEFNNYVRKDLNMPRKLPRRQRCPDGWQNDSPLTNIGLYQAKLTGEALLDCNARIDHVYCSPAYRCVQTCISTLEGLHSRNKFKIKLEPGLFEWMAWYPDGVPDWMSRSELLEADYNIDTSYHPFISANKLNECVKETTEEFYTRNFETVRKIIETTKGNILIVAHATTLDTCTRQLIGAGPRSTNELRQVIHKIPYCSLGAVEEMDTGDWKLVEPECLPVTHSKNPRFEWNVLTAT, via the exons ATGGCTCAACTCCCGCCGCGGAAGAACCTGACACCAACTAGAATTTCGAAGCAGCACTTATCGCCGTTGCAGACGTTATTGCAAATGGGGTTTACCAAGCACAGAGC TGAAAAGGCATTGGCAGCAACTGGTAACCGAGGGGTGCAAATCGCATCCGACTGGTTGCTTGCGCATGTAAATGATTCAACTTTGGATGAGAACTGCCCGCGGGAATATATTCTGTACGCTTGTCCTACTGGCTCATTTTTACATCAGCTGGAGGAATTCTGGAACAAATCACGAAGAGTTTGTGGTTGGAACGGAGCTCACAATTATGTGCCACATATTACATTGGTTTCATTTTTCAAG GCCCCTGATGAAAGTTCTTTACAATTATCTAAAGCTCTGAAACAAGTAGTTGATATGAGTGGACCACTTCTAGATCGTCCATTGAAACTAGAGCCTTATTTGAGTCAAAATTTTATGGGCTTTTTTGTAGCTGAAGATGACGCAAACTATTTGAAACGGTTATCACTACAATATGTGAAGGAGGTGTCCAATTCAA ctaTATCTTTGGAGCCGCATGTAAAATCACTACATCTTACCTTAGCATATCAGTTTCCGCAGAATCAGTTTAATTCACTTAAAACCTTAGTGGAATCACTCGATGCAACTTGTGCCTCAAATTGGGAGCTGCGTCTGTATTCGCGCGACCCACGACTAACCACCAAACAA GTGCACAAAGTGGTGTATCCTCATAGCCCCCATGAAATTGATGAACTGGAGTTGCGCATCGgcgattatatttatttgagtaCGGATGCTGTAGAAAATTCCTGCGATGGATGGGCTGAGGGTATTTCATGGCTAACAGGAAGTGTTGGTCATTTGCCTGTGAATTACATTGAACGTACCACTGAATCAGATGCTTGGACACTTCACCGCGTTGTGCAGTTATCTAAATCAACGACACCATCTTTGATATCGGCTGAAGAAATTGACATTGTGGATGGTCGTATCATTTCTATTGATCATGACGAACAGGATAAGGGTTTACATCATCAAA ATGTGATAGTTGGCTTGTCACATGAATTAATAGAGGGTACTTCTTTTAATGAGGAATCCGAGAACAGTGTGGAAAATTACTTACGTAAAACTTTACAACCTTGTTTAGATTTGCCAATTGTACAGAGTAAtcacaatttaatgcaaaatagtAGTCAGCTGACAAAGTCACAGCCGATAAATCATCAGCCGCAATGTATCTTAATACAAGAAAAACCAAGCTTAGAAATTAGTTCACCACACGCAATGGAAGTAGCCAAGAGGCGAAGAGACATGGAGATAATGGTGGAGCCGATTAGCATTTCAACACCACATGCAGATGACACTCTTAGTATAAATTCTGAGCGTTCAAATGAAGGTACAAGCCTAGAGGTATCAACGAACAAGAGTCGTAGATTATATATAATGCGACATGGTGAACGTGTTGATTTTACCTTCGGCACATGGATACCTTATTGTTTTGATGAATTTAACAATTATGTGCGTAAGGACTTAAATATGCCCCGTAAACTACCACGCAG GCAAAGATGTCCAGATGGTTGGCAAAATGACTCACCACTTACAAACATAGGACTTTATCAAGCGAAATTGACGGGCGAAGCATTACTTGACTGTAATGCTCGCATCGACCATGTTTATTGCTCTCCAGCCTATCGCTGTGTTCAAACATGTATAAGTACATTAGAAG GTTTACATTCgcgtaacaaatttaaaattaaattggaacCTGGCTTGTTTGAATGGATGGCCTGGTATCCGGACGGTGTGCCAGATTGGATGAGTAGATCGGAGTTGCTGGAGGCTGATTACAACATAGATACAAGTTATCATCCTTTCATCTCTGCCAATAAATTGAATGAGTGTGTCAAAGAAACTACAGAAGAATTTTATACGCGTAACTTTGAAACTGTACGAAAAATCATTGAAACTACAA aggGAAACATTTTAATAGTGGCGCATGCAACTACCCTTGACACGTGTACGCGTCAATTAATTGGTGCGGGACCACGTTCAACAAATGAATTGCGACAAGTGATACATAAAATACCATACTGTAGTTTAGGCGCTGTCGAGGAGATGGATACAGGTGACTGGAAGTTGGTTGAACCGGAATGTTTACCTGTGACACATTCGAAAAATCCTCGATTTGAATGGAATGTACTCACTGCCACATAG